The nucleotide sequence GCTATCTCGTTTTCACGAATGGAAATACAAGCTCTGCCGTGTGTAGAATTTGTAAAATTCACAATTGAGAGGATTGTAATAACCAAGCACCCGAATACCCATGGCCAGGTGGTCAGGTTTGTAACCTGCATACCGCTTGCTCCTCCGACATAATCAATGTTCAAGAAGGTAATCCGGACAATTTCTCCAAAACCAAGTGTAGCAATAGCCAGGTAGTCTCCCTTTAGACGCAGGCTCGGAATACCAATTAGTAATCCGGCAGCTGCTGCAGCGAGTCCGCCAGCAATCAGCGCTGCTGAAAAAGGAAGTTCAAACTTCATTGTCATAATCGCTGACGCGTATGCTCCTACGGCTAAGAAACCTGCATGTCCAATTGAAAATTGACCTGTTATGCCAATAATTAAGTGCAGACTCGCTGCCAAAATAATGTTAATCGCTATAAAGTACAAAGCGTTTGCAAGATAGATATCCAAAAATCCTCCGGAAATTAAAACCTGTCCAACTACATACACGGCAAGTGCAGCTCCCATTGCTGACCAGAAACCTTTTGATTGTTTTAATACACCCATCCTCACACCTTCTCCCTTACATTTTTGCCGAACAGCCCTGATGGACGGAAGATGAGTATAAGAATGAGAACAATAAAGGCCACGCCGTCGCGCCATAATGAATAACCCATAGCACTGACAAGTGATTCAATGACACCAAGCAGCAGTCCGCCGATCATCGCACCCGGAATGATGCCGATGCCTCCCAAAACGGCCGCAACAAAGGCCTTTAATCCAGGAATAATTCCCATAAGCGGTTCAATTTTTATATAGTAGGTTCCAAATATGACTCCGGCGGCTCCGGCTAAAGCCGAACCGATTGCAAAAGTAGCAGAAATCGTATTGTCTACGTTGATTCCCATGAGCCGTGCGGCATCTGCATCATGTGAAACAGCACGCATTGCTTTGCCGATCTTTGTTTTATGAACAATGAATTGAAGCAGGATCATAAGCCCTACAGAGATGCCCAGAATGAATAATGACTGACTGCTGATCGTCGCCCCAAAAATAGAAATGCTTTCAGCAGGAAGAACAGTTCCCGGATACGCTTCCGGCTGTGCACCTCTCACATAGATAACCCCGTACTCAATGAGGAGGGAAACTCCGATGGCCGTGATAAGCGCCGCAATTCTGGTCGCATTTCTCAAAGGTTTATAAGCAATTCTCTCAATTAACACCCCAATTAATGCACATACGGCCATAGATATAATTAACGCAGGAAAAAAACCAAGTTCCAATATAGTAATGGAATAAAACCCTACAAAGGCTCCTATCATAAAGACATCCCCATGGGCAAAATTGATCAGTTTCACAATTCCGTACACCATCGTGTAGCCAAGTGCTATTAAAGCATATATACTGCCCAGAGATATTCCATTGACTATCTGCTGAAAAATTTCCATCGTTTCTTTCTCCTCTGAAAGTCTATTATTTTGTATGGCAGTCTATTAGAAGCATAAACCAGTCAGTCATGCCTCCTTCAATAGGATAACAAATGCAGAACAGGGGGGATTGCCCCCTGTTCCTTTTGAAATCACTCTGGATCTACGTTCGTTTTAAACGTCTGCTCTCCGCCTTTATATTCAAGAATAGCAGCGGATTTAACCGGATCATGCAGCTCATCGAGTGTCAGATTCCCGGACACCAAAGCTAGATCCTTCGTTTCTTCAAGTGCTTTTTGAAGCTTCTCAGGGTCAGCTCCTCCTGCACGTTTAATGGCATCAGCCAGGAAATAACCCGTGTCATAGCCAAGTGCATTAAAGGCATCAGGTGATTTATCTTTGTATTTCGCTTTGAAAGCTTTTACAAAATCCTGAATCTTCTTATCAGGATCGCCTGAAGAGTAGTGATTTGTAATAAACGTATTTTCTAAAGCATCTCCACCGGCAATTTCAATAAGTTTAGGAGAGTCCCATCCGTCTCCTCCCATGAAAGGAACATCCAGTCCGATCTCGCGTGCCTGTTTCACTATGAGTCCTACTTCTTCGTAATAACCCGGCAGGAAAATAAATTCAGGATTTGCTGATTTAATTCTTGTCAGAGTTGCGCGGAAATCAGTATCTTTCGCTACATACGCTTCCTCAGAGACAATTTCTCCTCCATTTTTCTCAAAGGATTCTTTGAAAGAATTGGCAAGTCCCTTCGCATAGTCACTTGAACTGTCTATAAGGACAGCCGCATTTTTAACTGACAGATCTCCCGTTGCAAAGTTTGCTGCTACTGTTCCCTGAAATGGATCGATGAAACAAGTACGGAATACAAAATCATTTACTTTGCCGTCTGTATTCGTTATCGTTGGATTCGTTCCAGTCGGTGTAATTAAAGGCACTTTGTTTTTTTCGGCAATTTGCACTTGGGCAAGTGTATTTGTGCTTGTTGCAGCACCAATAATTGCCGCTACTTTATCTTTGCTTACGAGTTTAATAGCCCCGCTTGTTGCTTCTGCTGCGTCTGATTTGTTATCAAATTCGATAAGCTCAATCTTCTTTCCGTCAATGCCTTCTTTGTTTATTTCTTCCAGCGCAAGTTCGAGACCTTCAGAAATTGATTGTCCGTAGGACGCTACTCCCCCTGACAATTCGAGGTTTGCGCCAATTTTAATTGTATCCCCGCCCGTTGAACCGGTACTCTTGGCCCCGCATCCTGCCAGCACTCCAGCAGAAAGCATAAGTGACATAAACACTGCAGCAAGTCGTCTTTTCTTCATTTGTATCCCCCATTTTCCGATTCTGTTTTCCATCCACTTCAGAACACCCTTCGCTCCCCAAGTCTCTAGTCAAATCACCCCCTGACAGAGTTGACATTTTATTATTCTAATAATAATTAATATTCTGAAAATATAGTATCCTATTCTTTTCCTTTCGTCTATAGTATCCTATTCTTTTTAATTATTGACATTCCAACAATATGCTGATCCTTTTCTTCCAATAACATGATAATAAGCTGCAGTAAAAAAGAACCTATTGCAAAAAAGAGAAAAAAAAGATAGGAAGCAATTTGCCTCCTATCCTTCTTATTTTTCAGCTAATACATCAGCAAAAGCTTTTACGTATGGCGGAAGATCCGGCGGTCTTCTGCTTGAAACAATGTGGCCGTCCACAATAACCGCCACGTCATGCCAGATGGCTCCAGCGTTCTCCATATCATCTTTGATTCCAGGCGTACTTGTGACATTTCTGCCCTCCAGGATTTTCGCTGAAATCAGCA is from Bacillus sp. FSL H8-0547 and encodes:
- a CDS encoding branched-chain amino acid ABC transporter permease; the encoded protein is MEIFQQIVNGISLGSIYALIALGYTMVYGIVKLINFAHGDVFMIGAFVGFYSITILELGFFPALIISMAVCALIGVLIERIAYKPLRNATRIAALITAIGVSLLIEYGVIYVRGAQPEAYPGTVLPAESISIFGATISSQSLFILGISVGLMILLQFIVHKTKIGKAMRAVSHDADAARLMGINVDNTISATFAIGSALAGAAGVIFGTYYIKIEPLMGIIPGLKAFVAAVLGGIGIIPGAMIGGLLLGVIESLVSAMGYSLWRDGVAFIVLILILIFRPSGLFGKNVREKV
- a CDS encoding ABC transporter substrate-binding protein yields the protein MKKRRLAAVFMSLMLSAGVLAGCGAKSTGSTGGDTIKIGANLELSGGVASYGQSISEGLELALEEINKEGIDGKKIELIEFDNKSDAAEATSGAIKLVSKDKVAAIIGAATSTNTLAQVQIAEKNKVPLITPTGTNPTITNTDGKVNDFVFRTCFIDPFQGTVAANFATGDLSVKNAAVLIDSSSDYAKGLANSFKESFEKNGGEIVSEEAYVAKDTDFRATLTRIKSANPEFIFLPGYYEEVGLIVKQAREIGLDVPFMGGDGWDSPKLIEIAGGDALENTFITNHYSSGDPDKKIQDFVKAFKAKYKDKSPDAFNALGYDTGYFLADAIKRAGGADPEKLQKALEETKDLALVSGNLTLDELHDPVKSAAILEYKGGEQTFKTNVDPE
- a CDS encoding branched-chain amino acid ABC transporter permease, which produces MGVLKQSKGFWSAMGAALAVYVVGQVLISGGFLDIYLANALYFIAINIILAASLHLIIGITGQFSIGHAGFLAVGAYASAIMTMKFELPFSAALIAGGLAAAAAGLLIGIPSLRLKGDYLAIATLGFGEIVRITFLNIDYVGGASGMQVTNLTTWPWVFGCLVITILSIVNFTNSTHGRACISIRENEIAADAMGINTTYYKVAAFVIGSFFAGIAGGLYAHNFYIIQPTNFGFLKSFDILIFVVLGGLGSLSGAVLAAILLTIVSTFLQEYPETRMIIYSLVLIVMMIYRPQGLMGTKELTSFFKNRNGIKGGTGHDSKNTVA